One genomic window of Fusarium verticillioides 7600 chromosome 2, whole genome shotgun sequence includes the following:
- a CDS encoding hsp70-like protein, which translates to MLASRLSRALPRASPLAARSAAFTRSPLAAKFARYESTESEGKVQGAVIGIDLGTTNSAVAIMEGKVPRIIENSEGARTTPSVVAFAEDGERLVGVAAKRQAVVNPENTLFATKRLIGRKFKDAEVQRDIKEVPYKIVQHTNGDAWVAARGQNYSPSQIGGFVLNKMKETAEAYLSKPIKNAVVTVPAYFNDSQRQSTKDAGQIAGLNVLRVVNEPTAAALAYGLEKEADRVVAVYDLGGGTFDISILEIQNGVFEVKSTNGDTHLGGEDFDIHLVRHLVQDFKKTSGIDLSGDRMAIQRIREAAEKAKIELSSSLSTDINLPFITADSSGPKHINMKLSRAQLEKMVDPLITRTIEPVRKALKDAGLSAKEIQEVILVGGMTRMPKVAESVKSIFGRDPAKSVNPDEAVAIGAAIQGAVLSGEVKDLLLLDVTPLSLGIETLGGVFTRLINRNTTIPTKKSQVFSTAADFQTAVEIKVYQGERELVKDNKLLGNFQLVGIPPAHRGVPQVEVTFDIDADSIVHVHAKDKSTNKDQSITIASGSGLSESEIEQMVEDSEKYAEADKERKGAIEAANRADSVLNDTERALNEYADKLDKTEADSIKEKITTLREFVAKNLSGEGTATAAEIKEKTDELQVASLNLFDKMHKARNESSGEQSSSSEQSQEGEKKDENKP; encoded by the exons ATGCTGGCTTCGCGCTTGTCGAGGGCT CTTCCCCGAGCTTCCCCTCTCGCCGCTCGCTCGGCTGCCTTCACCCGATCTCCTCTGGCTGCCAAGTTCGCTCGCTATGAGTCCACTGAGTCCGAGGGCAAGGTCCAGGGTGCCGTGATCGGTATCGATCTTGGTACCACCAACTCTgccgtcgccatcatggagGGCAAGGTCCCCCGCATCATTGAAAACTCCGAAG GTGCCCGAACCACTCCTTCAGTTGTTGCTTTCGCCGAGGATGGCGAGCGACTTGTCGGTGTCGCTGCCAAGCGTCAGGCCGTCGTCAACCCAGAGAACACCCTCTTCGCTACCAAGCGATTAATAGGAcgcaagttcaaggatgctgaggtTCAGCGTGATATCAAGGAGGTCCCTTACAAGATCGTCCAGCACACCAACGGCGACGCCTGGGTCGCTGCTCGTGGCCAGAACTACTCTCCCTCTCAGATTGGTGGTTTCgtcctcaacaagatgaaggagaccGCCGAGGCCTACctctccaagcccatcaagAACGCCGTCGTCACCGTCCCCGCTTACTTTAACGACTCTCAGCGACAGAGCACCAAGGATGCCGGTCAAATTGCCGGTCTTAACGTTCTACGTGTCGTCAACGAGCCTACTGCCGCCGCCCTTGCCTAcggtcttgagaaggaggctgacCGCGTTGTCGCTGTCTacgatcttggtggtggtaccTTCGATATCTCTAtccttgagatccagaaCGGTGTCTTCGAGGTCAAGTCCACCAACGGTGACACCCaccttggtggtgaggatTTCGATATCCACCTCGTCCGCCACCTTGTCCAGGACTTCAAGAAGACCTCTGGCATTGACCTGTCCGGTGACCGCATGGCTATCCAGCGTATCCGTGAGGCcgctgagaaggccaagatcgagctttcttcttccctctctACCGATATCAACCTTCCTTTCATCACTGCCGACTCCTCCGGTCCCAAGCAcatcaacatgaagctcagCCGAgctcagcttgagaagatggttgaCCCTCTCATCACCCGCACCATCGAGCCCGTCCGCAAGGCtctcaaggatgctggcCTCTCCGCTAAGGAGATCCAGGAGGTTATCCTCGTTGGTGGTATGACCCGTATGCCCAAGGTTGCTGAGTCCGTCAAGAGCATTTTCGGCCGCGACCCCGCCAAGTCCGTCAACCCCGATGAGGCTGTTGCCATTGGTGCTGCTATCCAGGGTGCTGTCCTCTCTGGTgaggtcaaggatctcctcctcctcgatgtCACCCCTCTGTCCCTCGGTATTGAGACCCTCGGTGGTGTCTTCACCCGTCTGATCAACCGAAACACCACCATCCCCACCAAGAAGTCCCAGGTTTTCTCCACCGCCGCCGATTTCCAGACTGCTGTCGAGATCAAGGTATACCAGGGTGAACGTGAGCtcgtcaaggacaacaagcttctcggaAACTTCCAGCTTGTTGGTATCCCCCCTGCCCACCGTGGTGTCCCTCAGGTCGAGGTTACCTTCGACATTGATGCTGACTCCATCGTCCACGTTCACGCCAAGGACAAGTCCACCAACAAGGACCAGTCTATCACCATTGCTTCCGGTTCCGGTCTCTCTGAGAGCGAGATTGAGCAGATGGTTGAGGACTCCGAGAAGTACGCTGAGGCCGACAAGGAGCGCAAGGGTGCCATCGAGGCCGCCAACCGTGCTGACAGTGTCCTGAACGATACCGAGCGTGCTCTTAACGAGTATGCtgacaagctcgacaagactGAGGCCGACtctatcaaggagaagatcaccaCTCTCCGTGAGTTCGTCGCCAAGAACCTCTCTGGTGAGGGCACTGCCACTGccgctgagatcaaggagaagaccgATGAGCTCCAGGTTGCCAGCTTGAACCTCTTCGACAAGATGCACAAGGCTCGCAACGAGAGCAGCGGTGAgcagtcttcatcttctgagcAGTCTCaggagggagagaagaaggatgagaacaagcCTTAA
- a CDS encoding signal recognition particle subunit SRP68, translating into MSMKSGHTSDTKGITGRTRSHIASRLTKATRAADELVEALSQTDVSGASQTDLLEATAYASLIRGTAAFEKQSWEPSLHNYATARVIYSALATATNGDLYKDLLTETIDPSIRYAAYQLQTPRTVPIPIIARKAFPQSDSTLVKQINDIDPTILKSDEAKAKDGIASAEGAPKTLTWRSREVNIEDAQIAMAWGAVLAAKDRLAKDLAEPKGRGPYELAGAYDEILMLSQDAVDATKQAIDEMRAEGVEQGDARMQSLQITRTAVNFETISWRIGRSRVLAGEHDGAPEEYNVLRKRKGKPAPEAAKPVKEVPTGKKLAKLKEKVALYDGILQNIESITELPGVANDQGLAEQIAAYVKYFEALKALAIARSHAISSNLAAALALINHADGLVDESQSNISSSDGSSNRTPLNLTVSAEDVEYLQTLLNGQLQRHRAIVHADTLRKNHELSTSEAVKQPLIGSLHQYPVGGVNLSHIVEFPPKLATIPVKPIFLDVAWNYIDYPNKTPKQQQQQQAAAAAPAQADTPERTESPAPVKRGWFGFGRS; encoded by the exons ATGAGCATGAAGTCCGGCCATACGAGCGATACCAAGGGAATCACTGGCCGAACTCGATCGCATATTGCCTCTCGTCTCACCAAGGCCACACGTGCTGCCGACGAGCTTGTCGAGGCCCTCTCCCAAACCGACGTATCTGGCGCTTCCCAAACCGATCTCCTCGAGGCAACCGCATACGCTTCTCTCATCCGTGGTACAGCTGCATTCGAAAAGCAGAGCTGGGAACCGAGTTTGCACAACTATGCAACGGCACGTGTCATCTACAGTGCGCTTGCAACTGCAACCAATGGCGATCTATACAAGGACCTGCTCACCGAAACCATCGATCCGTCTATCCGATACGCCGCCTACCAACTCCAGACACCTCGAACTGTCCCTATTCCCATCATTGCTCGAAAGGCGTTCCCTCAATCTGACTCGACCCTCGTCAAGCAAATCAACGATATCGACCCCACTATTCTCAAATCAGACGAagcaaaggccaaggatggaaTCGCCAGTGCTGAAGGCGCACCCAAGACCCTGACTTGGAGGTCTCGGGAGGTCAACATCGAGGATGCGCAGATTGCGATGGCATGGGGTGCTGTGCTCGCTGCGAAGGATCGATTGGCCAAGGATCTTGCTGAACCCAAGGGGCGAGGACCTTATGAACTTGCTGGTGCTTATGACGAAATTCTCATGCTCAGCCaggatgctgttgatgctacTAAGCAGGCAATCGACGAGATGAGGGCTGAGGGGGTGGAACAAGGTGATGCCAGGATGCAGAGTTTGCAAATCACACGCACCGCCGTCAACTTCGAGACGATTAGCTGGAGAATTGGTCGCAGCAGAGTTTTGGCAGGAGAGCACGATGGCGCCCCTGAGGAGTATAACGTGTTGAGGAAACGAAAGGGCAAGCcagctccagaagcagcCAAGCCTGTCAAGGAAGTTCCCACaggcaagaagcttgctaagctgaaggagaaggttgctCTGTATGACGGTATTCTGCAGAACATTGAGTCCATCACAGAACTCCCTGGTGTGGCCAACGATCAGGGGCTGGCTGAACAGATTGCCGCCTACGTAAAGTACTTTGAGGCTCTCAA GGCTCTGGCAATTGCTCGTTCGCATGCCATCTCCAGCAatctggctgctgctctggctctcatcaaccacgcAGACGGTCTTGTCGATGAGTCTCAGTCAaacatctcatcttctgatGGATCATCGAATCGCACTCCCCTCAATCTGACCGTCTCCGCCGAAGACGTCGAGTATCTCCAAACTCTCCTCAACGGCCAGCTTCAGCGTCACCGAGCTATTGTTCACGCCGATACCCTCCGCAAGAACCACGAGCTGAGCACTTCAGAGGCCGTGAAGCAGCCTCTCATCGGAAGTCTGCATCAGTACCCCGTTGGTGGCGTCAACCTGTCGCACATCGTCGAATTCCCTCCAAAGCTTGCCACCATCCCTGTGAAGCCTATCTTCCTCGACGTGGCATGGAACTACATCGATTATCCCAACAAGACGCccaagcagcaacagcaacagcaagcggcggcagcagcgCCCGCTCAGGCGGATACACCTGAGAGGACAGAATCACCAGCTCCAGTGAAGAGAGGATGGTTCGGTTTCGGAAGGTCATAG
- a CDS encoding signal recognition particle subunit SRP68 encodes MDITKFVVQGRDQALLYGDYSTYHKSLSKKLLSCRKKLNIATRNRGKFHDHDKVTAEKIAENHEYVHLLLLTSERAWAHTMSMKSGHTSDTKGITGRTRSHIASRLTKATRAADELVEALSQTDVSGASQTDLLEATAYASLIRGTAAFEKQSWEPSLHNYATARVIYSALATATNGDLYKDLLTETIDPSIRYAAYQLQTPRTVPIPIIARKAFPQSDSTLVKQINDIDPTILKSDEAKAKDGIASAEGAPKTLTWRSREVNIEDAQIAMAWGAVLAAKDRLAKDLAEPKGRGPYELAGAYDEILMLSQDAVDATKQAIDEMRAEGVEQGDARMQSLQITRTAVNFETISWRIGRSRVLAGEHDGAPEEYNVLRKRKGKPAPEAAKPVKEVPTGKKLAKLKEKVALYDGILQNIESITELPGVANDQGLAEQIAAYVKYFEALKALAIARSHAISSNLAAALALINHADGLVDESQSNISSSDGSSNRTPLNLTVSAEDVEYLQTLLNGQLQRHRAIVHADTLRKNHELSTSEAVKQPLIGSLHQYPVGGVNLSHIVEFPPKLATIPVKPIFLDVAWNYIDYPNKTPKQQQQQQAAAAAPAQADTPERTESPAPVKRGWFGFGRS; translated from the exons ATGGATATCACCAAATTCGTCGTCCAAGGCCGCGACCAGGCTCTCCTCTACGGCGACTACTCGACTTATCACAAGAGCTTGTCCAAGAAACTGCTAAGCTGccgcaagaagctcaacattgCCACCAGGAATCGCGGAAAGTTTCACGACCATGACAAGGTCACTGCGGAAAAGATCGCAGAGAACCATGA ATATGTCCATCTACTTCTTCTGACAAGCGAGCGCGCATGGGCTCATACCATGAGCATGAAGTCCGGCCATACGAGCGATACCAAGGGAATCACTGGCCGAACTCGATCGCATATTGCCTCTCGTCTCACCAAGGCCACACGTGCTGCCGACGAGCTTGTCGAGGCCCTCTCCCAAACCGACGTATCTGGCGCTTCCCAAACCGATCTCCTCGAGGCAACCGCATACGCTTCTCTCATCCGTGGTACAGCTGCATTCGAAAAGCAGAGCTGGGAACCGAGTTTGCACAACTATGCAACGGCACGTGTCATCTACAGTGCGCTTGCAACTGCAACCAATGGCGATCTATACAAGGACCTGCTCACCGAAACCATCGATCCGTCTATCCGATACGCCGCCTACCAACTCCAGACACCTCGAACTGTCCCTATTCCCATCATTGCTCGAAAGGCGTTCCCTCAATCTGACTCGACCCTCGTCAAGCAAATCAACGATATCGACCCCACTATTCTCAAATCAGACGAagcaaaggccaaggatggaaTCGCCAGTGCTGAAGGCGCACCCAAGACCCTGACTTGGAGGTCTCGGGAGGTCAACATCGAGGATGCGCAGATTGCGATGGCATGGGGTGCTGTGCTCGCTGCGAAGGATCGATTGGCCAAGGATCTTGCTGAACCCAAGGGGCGAGGACCTTATGAACTTGCTGGTGCTTATGACGAAATTCTCATGCTCAGCCaggatgctgttgatgctacTAAGCAGGCAATCGACGAGATGAGGGCTGAGGGGGTGGAACAAGGTGATGCCAGGATGCAGAGTTTGCAAATCACACGCACCGCCGTCAACTTCGAGACGATTAGCTGGAGAATTGGTCGCAGCAGAGTTTTGGCAGGAGAGCACGATGGCGCCCCTGAGGAGTATAACGTGTTGAGGAAACGAAAGGGCAAGCcagctccagaagcagcCAAGCCTGTCAAGGAAGTTCCCACaggcaagaagcttgctaagctgaaggagaaggttgctCTGTATGACGGTATTCTGCAGAACATTGAGTCCATCACAGAACTCCCTGGTGTGGCCAACGATCAGGGGCTGGCTGAACAGATTGCCGCCTACGTAAAGTACTTTGAGGCTCTCAA GGCTCTGGCAATTGCTCGTTCGCATGCCATCTCCAGCAatctggctgctgctctggctctcatcaaccacgcAGACGGTCTTGTCGATGAGTCTCAGTCAaacatctcatcttctgatGGATCATCGAATCGCACTCCCCTCAATCTGACCGTCTCCGCCGAAGACGTCGAGTATCTCCAAACTCTCCTCAACGGCCAGCTTCAGCGTCACCGAGCTATTGTTCACGCCGATACCCTCCGCAAGAACCACGAGCTGAGCACTTCAGAGGCCGTGAAGCAGCCTCTCATCGGAAGTCTGCATCAGTACCCCGTTGGTGGCGTCAACCTGTCGCACATCGTCGAATTCCCTCCAAAGCTTGCCACCATCCCTGTGAAGCCTATCTTCCTCGACGTGGCATGGAACTACATCGATTATCCCAACAAGACGCccaagcagcaacagcaacagcaagcggcggcagcagcgCCCGCTCAGGCGGATACACCTGAGAGGACAGAATCACCAGCTCCAGTGAAGAGAGGATGGTTCGGTTTCGGAAGGTCATAG
- a CDS encoding proteasome component PUP2, whose amino-acid sequence MFMARSEYDRGINTFSPEGRLFQVEYSLEAIKLGSTAIGVATSEGVILGVEKRVTSTLLETSSVEKIVEIDRHIGCAMSGLQADARSMVEHARVESQSHAFNYNEPLRVESCTQAICDLALRFGEGADGEETIMSRPFGVALLIAGFDEDGPQLFHAEPSGTFYRYDAKAIGSGSEGAQAELQNEYHKSLTLTDAETLVLKTLKQVMEEKLDAKNVQLASVTKEKGFRIYTDEEMATVVERLPAN is encoded by the exons ATGTTTATGGCAAGATCTGAATACG ACCGAGGCATCAACACCTTCTCCCCTGAAGGTCGTCTCTTCCAGGTCGAATACTCtctcgaggccatcaagctcggcTCCACGGCCATCGGCGTAGCCACATCCGAGGGTGTCATCCTCGGCGTCGAGAAGCGAGTCACCTCGACCCTCCTCGAGACCTCCTCCGTCGAGAAGATCGTCGAGATCGACCGCCACATCGGCTGCGCCATGTCAGGTCTCCAGGCCGATGCCCGCTCCATGGTCGAGCACGCCCGTGTCGAGAGCCAGTCCCACGCCTTCAACTACAACGAGCCCCTCCGTGTCGAGAGCTGCACCCAGGCCATCTGCGATCTTGCCCTGCGCTTCGGTGAGGGtgctgatggtgaagagactATCATGAGTCGCCCCTTTGGCGTGGCTCTGCTCATCGCTGGctttgacgaggatggtCCTCAACTGTTCCACGCTGAGCCCAGTGGTACCTTTTACCGCTACGACGCCAAGGCTATTGGCTCCGGTTCCGAAGGCGCTCAGGCTGAGCTACAGAACGAATACCACAAG TCTTTGACGCTCACAGACGCAGAgacccttgttctcaagacGTTGAAGCAGGtcatggaggagaagctcgatgccaAGAACGTGCAGTTGGCCAGCGtgaccaaggagaagggctTCAGAATATAcacagatgaggagatggccaCAGTCGTGGAGCGACTGCCGGCCAACTAA